A single Lactuca sativa cultivar Salinas chromosome 8, Lsat_Salinas_v11, whole genome shotgun sequence DNA region contains:
- the LOC111907626 gene encoding glutathione S-transferase T3-like — protein MAQTQTQPQTVVSDFEPEVVTQTQLTQATTKRKEKTEAKCWEPVEVLVLAQSWIDTSEDATVRKDQKQYRFWIRVLHSFHKGMNRGEYRSKHQVYSKWGKMNKEIMLCNDLYNNMKRQWKSGESDDIILRKALKVYQKKT, from the exons ATGGCG CAAACACAAACACAACCACAAACGGTCGTTTCTGATTTCGAACCGGAAGTCGTTACACAAACTCAGCTCACTCAAGCAACAACTAAAAGAAAAGAGAAGACGGAGGCTAAATGTTGGGAACCCGTAGAAGTGTTAGTGTTGGCACAATCTTGGATCGATACTTCAGAAGATGCGACGGTTAGAAAAGACCAAAAGCAATACCGTTTTTGGATTCGCGTTTTACATAGCTTCCATAAAGGAATGAACCGTGGAGAATACCGTTCAAAACATCAAGTGTACTCAAAATGGGGGAAGATGAACAAGGAAATCATGTTGTGTAATGATTTATATAACAACATGAAACGTCAATGGAAAAGCGGAGAAAGCGATGATATAATTTTGAGGAAAGCGCTAAAAGTGTATCAAAAGAAAACCTAA
- the LOC111907679 gene encoding LOW QUALITY PROTEIN: uncharacterized protein LOC111907679 (The sequence of the model RefSeq protein was modified relative to this genomic sequence to represent the inferred CDS: substituted 1 base at 1 genomic stop codon), with translation MTIEVSCSSGQWLKKEPHSVLNDGVLAGKISKNNISISTGEEFSMEFLQDRGTVRQVHNVYALSNGTLPKDNGNHHLVYEELSVMLGLQRVDSACSSGMAESTSVKGSLSKPSAPSAIVVDSAPSLAPRASGSGVSDESQREKIKFICGYGGKILPRPSDGKLRYVGGDTRIVSIQKNISWEELIKQNSEFCNQPHTIKYQLPGEDLDSLISVSSNEDLQNMIEEYNALGNLDGSQRLRIFLIPHSDSETTCAIESNGNQQQNPDYQYVVAVNGIVDHNPRFPQKHPPSFDILEDSIGLNNSNVTQQLCEPLVITNSPENFPLSSSDLVPQRDLMNGHAQANKNPSIEIPVLKGRAFHSEIPIQQPTDTTDIPLGLDANGLHPGTPHAFSDTQLQELQGSSSTLGFAPPLIHPXLESAEQHENVVIEIPSVSYNHTDSLQTPFGSESLKRACDANCIDEKIQAAKEDPRKILGVQNNSKENIQSFSEAANFSNNISSATANGDINKALKPLKVNYDQIPVLHYLNVSNHVIPASTATNVKHAINSQRITENQQHVTNGIENGQQGISTQWAHNPEKSLTDLIPGLSDNVSHEYAVQLPLMQNPTTAAGHRREVSLMDEDFFIYTKQEVGNSNHEAYYNKMQKEMEVPFIKDMKDNQLELPDLLGNITDVASNSPLLDAISTEAQSSNATEAESTFSDSNVENAATDKGGKDDPFSNALIAEMEADMYGLQIIKNAELEELRELGFGTYGTVYHGRWRGSDVAIKRIKKSCFAGRSSEEEHLWTSIIVHANDFWREAQILSNLHHPNVVAFYGVVPDGAGGTLATVTEFMANGSLRNVLVKKDRSLDCRKKLIITMDAAFGMEYLHSKNIVHFDLNCDNLLVNMRDPQRPVCKVRDFGLSRIKRNTLVSGGMRGTLPWMAPELLNGSTTRVSEKVDVFSFGITMWEILTGEEPYANMHCGAIIGGIVKDTLRPIIPEKCDPEWKNLMEQCWSVDPTIRPSFTEITNRLRAMSKALQQNGPKKGSQSHA, from the exons ATGACCATTGAGGTTTCATGCTCTTCTGGTCAATGGCTTAAGAAAGAACCACATTCTGTTTTAAATGATGGGGTGTTGGCTGGGAAGATTTCAAAGAACAACATATCTATAAGCACAGGTGAGGAGTTCTCCATGGAATTTCTTCAGGATCGTGGCACTGTAAGACAAGTTCATAATGTTTATGCCCTGAGCAATGGGACATTACCAAAGGATAATGGCAACCATCATCTTGTTTACGAGGAGCTTAGTGTTATGCTTGGGTTGCAGAGGGTGGATTCTGCATGCAGTTCTGGTATGGCTGAGAGTACTTCTGTTAAAGGATCTCTTTCTAAACCAAGTGCTCCATCAGCCATTGTCGTTGATTCGGCTCCCTCTTTGGCTCCCCGAGCTTCAGGATCAGGAGTTTCAGATGAGTCTCAAAGAGAAAAGATTAAGTTTATCTGCGGATATGGTGGTAAAATCTTGCCTCGCCCTAGTGATGGGAAACTGAGATATGTGGGAGGTGACACACGTATTGTTTCAATACAAAAGAATATATCATGGGAAGAGCTTATTAAGCAAAATAGTGAATTTTGCAATCAACCACACACAATCAAGTACCAGCTTCCAGGAGAGGATCTTGATTCTCTTATATCCGTGTCTTCTAACGAAGACCTTCAGAATATGATAGAGGAGTACAATGCCCTAGGAAACCTTGATGGTTCCCAACGACTCAGGATATTCTTGATTCCTCATAGTGATTCTGAAACCACATGTGCAATTGAATCCAATGGTAATCAGCAGCAAAATCCAGATTATCAGTATGTTGTTGCAGTCAATGGAATAGTTGATCACAACCCAAGATTTCCTCAGAAGCATCCCCCCTCTTTTGATATCTTGGAAGATAGCATTGGCCTCAATAACTCAAATGTCACTCAACAACTTTGTGAACCCCTAGTTATCACCAACTCTCCTGAAAACTTTCCTCTCAGTTCTTCTGATCTAGTTCCACAAAGGGATTTGATGAATGGTCATGCACAAGCAAACAAAAATCCAAGTATTGAGATCCCAGTACTCAAGGGCCGAGCGTTTCATTCTGAAATTCCTATTCAACAACCTACTGATACAACAGATATACCTTTGGGGCTTGATGCTAATGGGCTTCATCCTGGGACCCCACATGCATTTTCTGATACCCAACTCCAGGAACTTCAAGGAAGCTCTTCTACATTAGGCTTTGCACCACCATTGATACATCCATAGTTGGAATCTGCTGAACAACATGAAAATGTTGTAATTGAGATACCGAGTGTTTCTTACAATCATACAGATTCTTTGCAAACTCCTTTTGGTTCTGAATCTTTGAAGAGAGCATGTGACGCAAATTGCATAGATGAGAAGATCCAAGCAGCGAAGGAAGATCCAAGGAAAATTCTTGGAGTGCAAAACAATTCCAAGGAAAACATCCAAAGTTTCTCTGAAGCTGCAAACTTTTCTAACAACATTTCATCTGCAACTGCTAATGGTGACATCAATAAAGCATTAAAGCCTTTAAAGGTCAATTATGATCAGATACCTGTACTGCATTACCTGAATGTCTCAAACCACGTAATCCCTGCATCAACTGCAACTAATGTAAAGCATGCTATTAACAGCCAAAGAATTACCGAGAATCAGCAGCATGTAACAAATGGAATCGAAAATGGTCAACAGGGAATCAGTACGCAATGGGCCCATAACCCTGAAAAATCTTTGACTGATCTAATTCCTGGCTTATCCGATAATGTATCTCATGAGTATGCTGTTCAACTGCCATTGATGCAGAATCCAACTACAGCTGCTGGTCATAGGAGGGAAGTTTCACTGATGGATGAAGACTTTTTCATCTACACCAAACAAGAAGTTGGTAACTCGAATCACGAAGCATATTACAATAAAATGCAGAAAGAAATGGAAGTTCCATTTATCAAGGACATGAAAGATAATCAACTGGAGTTGCCCGACCTTTTGGGAAATATTACTGATGTTGCAAGCAATTCCCCTCTGTTAGATGCAATCAGCACTGAAGCTCAATCTTCTAATGCAACAGAAGCTGAAAGCACTTTCTCAGACTCCAATGTCGAG AATGCTGCAACAGATAAAGGAGGTAAGGATGACCCATTTAGTAATGCATTGATAGCTGAAATGGAAGCTGATATGTATGGCCTCCAG atAATAAAGAATGCTGAACTCGAAGAACTAAGAGAATTAGGATTTGGAACATATGGAACTGTATATCATGGCAGATGGCGTGGATCAGATGTTGCTATTAAAAGAATCAAGAAAAGTTGCTTTGCTGGGAGATCATCTGAGGAAGAACATCTG TGGACTTCTATAATTGTCCATGCGAATGATTTCTGGAGAGAAGCACAGATCCTTTCAAATCTTCATCATCCAAACGTGGTTGCATTTTATGGAGTTGTACCAGATGGAGCTGGTGGAACTTTAGCTACTGTAACTGAATTTATGGCAAATGGATCACTAAGAAATGTCCTAGTAAAAAAAGACAG GTCACTTGATTGTCGTAAAAAGCTCATAATAACCATGGATGCAGCTTTTGGGATGGAATATTTGCATTCCAAAAACATTGTCCATTTTGATCTAAATTGTGACAATTTGCTGGTTAATATGCGTGATCCACAACGACCTGTTTGTAAG GTTAGAGACTTTGGACTGTCAAGGATCAAACGGAATACTCTAGTTTCAGGTGGTATGAGAGGTACTTTACCATGGATGGCACCAGAATTATTAAATGGTAGCACTACCCGAGTCTCTGAAAAG gttgacGTGTTCTCATTTGGCATTACTATGTGGGAGATCCTAACTGGTGAAGAACCTTATGCAAATATGCATTGTGGGGCAATCATAG GGGGGATCGTGAAGGATACCCTTCGGCCTATTATACCAGAAAAGTGTGATCCTGAATGGAAGAACCTGATGGAGCAATGCTGGTCCGTGGACCCCACCATCCGACCTTCATTTACTGAAATCACAAACCGACTGCGGGCCATGTCCAAGGCCCTCCAGCAAAATGGGCCCAAAAAGGGCTCACAGTCGCATGCATAG